A region from the Medicago truncatula cultivar Jemalong A17 chromosome 6, MtrunA17r5.0-ANR, whole genome shotgun sequence genome encodes:
- the LOC25496527 gene encoding short-chain dehydrogenase TIC 32, chloroplastic, which translates to MASLYQLLQVQYNIVITLFTHTTRATENHTILVMTSSGFSLSSTAEEVTHGIHGSGLTAIVTGTTHGIGIETARVLALRGVHVIMGVRNINAGKVVREEILKEIPKAKVSVMELDLSSMASVRKFASEFNSSSLPLNILINNAGICAAPFTLSKDNIELQFATNYLGHFLLTNLLLDTMKKTANESKKEGRIIIVSSDGHNYTYPEGILFEKINDESSFDRWKAYGQSKLANILHANELARYLKEDGVNITANSLHPGAIITNIVSPEVGQTIPKGLLNVLGEFVIKSVQQGAATTCYVALNPQLNGISGKFFSDSNVVEPSSQAKDTDLAKKLWDFSLKLIK; encoded by the exons ATGGCATCACTTTATCAACTACTACAAGTACAATACAACATTGTTATCACACTCTTCACACACACAACAAGAGCAACAGAGAATCACACTATTCTTGTCATGACTTCTTCTGGGTTTTCATTATCTTCAACTGCAGAGGAGGTTACTCATGGGATTCATGGGAGTGGTCTTACTGCAATTGTTACAG GAACAACACATGGTATTGGCATTGAGACTGCAAGAGTTCTTGCCTTGCGTGGTGTTCATGTGATTATGGGAGTGAGAAATATTAATGCTGGAAAAGTTGTTAGAGAAGAAATACTTAAGGAGATTCCTAAAGCTAAAGTTAGTGTGATGGAGTTAGATTTAAGTTCAATGGCATCTGTTAGAAAATTTGCATCAGAATTCAATTCCTCTTCTCTTCCATTGAACATTCTCAT AAACAACGCAGGAATTTGTGCAGCACCTTTCACACTGTCCAAAGACAACATTGAACTACAATTTGCCACAAATTATTTAG gtcattttcttttaacaaaccTTTTGTTAGACACTATGAAGAAAACAGCTAATGAAAGCAAGAAAGAAGGAAGAATTATTATTGTCTCATCTGATGGTCACAATTACACATATCCTGAAGGAAtcctttttgaaaaaattaatgatgagTCAAG TTTCGACAGATGGAAGGCATATGGTCAATCTAAGCTTGCTAACATTTTACATGCCAATGAACTTGCAAGATATCTCAAA GAAGATGGGGTTAATATTACTGCAAATTCTCTTCATCCAGGAGCTATTATCACCAACATTGTTAGTCCTGAGGTTGGTCAAACTATCCCGAAAG GTCTACTAAATGTTCTTGGGGAATTTGTAATTAAAAGTGTCCAGcag GGAGCAGCAACAACATGCTATGTAGCATTGAATCCACAGCTGAATGGTATTAGTGGAAAGTTTTTTTCTGACAGTAATGTGGTTGAACCAAGCTCACAGGCAAAAGACACTGATTTGGCAAAGAAACTTTGGGATTTCagcttgaaattaattaaatag
- the LOC120575929 gene encoding protein FAR1-RELATED SEQUENCE 5-like yields the protein MASSDVDWKPKIGMGFDSMEEANKFWLAYSFRVGFGVRVRFANKKEDGSVSSCRLVCCKEWLKRKEKRYAYEGKYTRADVRTNCPVRITLSRKNGKLVIHDFEEEHNHDLQNSKTTHMLRSHRKIIEVQAYEIDLANDSGLRQKSTFQLLSTQAGHIANVGFTEVDVRNYITARRKRSMAYGEIGCLSQYFQRQLLENPSFFHAYQIDVEEHITNVFWCDAQMILDYGYFGDVVSLDTTYCTNYANRPLAFFLFFSGFNHYRGSVIFGAALMYDETSESFRWLFDTFLQAHNNKKPKTIFTDQDQAMARAVADVMPETHHGLCTWHLLQNGVKHLGNMMKGGSSLLIDIKKCMYDIDIEAVFEKLWFDMIHKFNIHDKSWIISTYELKKNGCMLYEGSVNTWHAKYTS from the coding sequence ATGGCATCTTCAGATGTTGATTGGAAACCAAAGATTGGAATGGGATTTGATTCTATGGAAGAGGCTAATAAGTTTTGGCTTGCTTATAGTTTCCGTGTGGGCTTCGGAGTTAGAGTACGTTTcgcaaacaaaaaagaagatggTAGCGTATCGTCATGTCGATTGGTTTGTTGTAAGGAATGGCTAAAAAGGAAGGAGAAAAGATATGCATATGAAGGAAAATATACGAGAGCCGATGTTAGAACAAATTGCCCTGTAAGAATTACACTTTCTCGTAAGAATGGAAAGTTGGTCATCCATGACTTTGAAGAAGAACATAACCATGATCTACAAAATTCTAAGACAACACACATGCTTCGGTCACATAGAAAGATAATTGAGGTGCAAGCATACGAGATTGATTTGGCTAATGACTCTGGATTAAGGCAGAAGTCAACATTTCAACTTTTGAGCACACAAGCAGGGCACATAGCTAATGTTGGATTTACAGAGGTGGATGTAAGAAACTACATCACtgcaagaagaaaaagaagtatGGCATATGGTGAGATTGGATGTctttcacaatattttcaaCGACAATTGTTGGAGAATCCATCCTTCTTTCATGCATATCAGATCGATGTAGAAGAACATATTACAAATGTGTTTTGGTGTGATGCACAGATGATTTTGGATTACGGGTATTTTGGCGATGTTGTTTCTTTGGACACCACGTACTGTACCAACTATGCCAATAGACCActtgctttttttcttttcttttctggtTTCAACCATTATAGAGGTTCAGTCATATTTGGGGCGGCACTAATGTATGATGAGACAAGTGAGTCATTTAGATGGTTGTTTGATACATTCTTACAGgcacacaacaacaaaaaaccaaaGACGATCTTCACTGACCAAGATCAAGCAATGGCAAGGGCAGTTGCAGATGTGATGCCCGAGACTCATCATGGTTTATGCACATGGCATTTGTTACAAAATGGAGTTAAACATCTTGGGAACATGATGAAGGGAGGATCTTCTTTGCTTATTGATATCAAAAAATGCATGTATGATATTGACATTGAAGCAGTTTTTGAGAAACTTTGGTTTGACATGatccataaatttaatattcatGACAAATCTTGGATCATTTCAACTTATGAGCTTAAAAAAAATGGCTGCATGTTATATGAAGGGAGTGTTAACACTTGGCATGCGAAGTACACAAGTTAG